A single Methylobacterium sp. 17Sr1-1 DNA region contains:
- a CDS encoding XRE family transcriptional regulator, with the protein MSDDDLELIHGSGNVYRDLKRPHPDLEQARALVAAQIVRTLDARGLTTRDAEAATGVAHSEFSRIRNAQPRRFALDRLMTILETLDGNLGVRLVMQPRRPEARAT; encoded by the coding sequence ATGAGCGACGACGATCTCGAACTCATTCACGGAAGCGGGAACGTCTATCGCGACCTGAAAAGACCGCATCCCGATCTCGAACAGGCGCGAGCCCTCGTCGCCGCGCAGATCGTCCGGACGCTCGACGCGCGCGGCCTCACCACGCGCGACGCCGAGGCGGCGACAGGGGTGGCGCACAGCGAGTTCTCCCGCATCCGCAACGCGCAGCCGCGGCGCTTCGCCCTCGACCGGCTGATGACCATCCTGGAGACGCTGGACGGCAACCTGGGGGTCAGGCTGGTGATGCAGCCCCGCCGCCCCGAGGCTCGCGCGACCTGA